The proteins below come from a single Anderseniella sp. Alg231-50 genomic window:
- a CDS encoding transcription antitermination factor NusB yields the protein MGVKKKKRARKFVPPPIEVEGLGLRAAALNAVSLVLYERRFLEEALSDSLDGIDDPRDRAFAHALAATALRRKGQIEAVLENYIEQKLRARTGRAPAILLCGVAQLLFMETEPHAAISTSVALAARDEKAQRLKGLINAVLRNISRDRDAIMAALPTADTNLPKWLNTRLRADYGPETTEHIADAHTQQADVDLTFRTGAPDEALLALGVKLPTGSVRLNSPHPAVPDLPGFADGNWWVQDVAASLPAMLFDDLQGKTALDMCSAPGGKTLQLCAAGATVTALDTSAFRLEKVTENLARTKLEASCVAIDALEFEAEQLFDVILLDAPCSATGTIRRHPDMPYVRGNDDVKLLLALQRKLLRKAATLLKPDGTLVYAVCSLLADEGPKQISQFLNEHGDFKRHPIAAGEKHIPADLISKAGDFRTLPHHMIGDVRGMDGFFAARLVKAAI from the coding sequence GTGGGGGTAAAAAAGAAAAAGCGGGCCCGCAAGTTCGTACCTCCCCCGATAGAAGTCGAGGGCCTCGGCCTTCGCGCCGCCGCGCTCAACGCCGTCTCGCTTGTACTGTACGAGAGACGGTTCCTTGAAGAGGCGCTCAGCGACAGCCTTGACGGTATTGACGATCCGCGCGATCGCGCTTTTGCGCACGCGCTGGCAGCCACTGCGCTGCGCCGAAAAGGTCAGATCGAGGCTGTTCTGGAAAACTACATCGAGCAGAAACTGCGCGCCCGCACCGGCAGGGCGCCGGCGATCCTGCTGTGTGGCGTTGCCCAGTTGCTGTTCATGGAAACCGAGCCGCACGCGGCGATCTCGACAAGCGTCGCACTTGCGGCCAGGGACGAAAAGGCCCAGCGGCTCAAGGGCCTGATCAACGCGGTGCTGCGCAATATCAGCCGCGACCGGGACGCCATAATGGCCGCACTGCCAACCGCCGACACCAACTTGCCGAAATGGCTGAACACCAGGCTGCGGGCAGACTACGGTCCTGAGACAACCGAGCACATCGCCGACGCACACACACAGCAGGCCGACGTCGACCTGACCTTCCGGACCGGCGCGCCCGACGAAGCCTTGCTGGCTCTGGGTGTTAAACTGCCCACCGGCAGCGTGCGCTTGAACAGTCCGCATCCGGCCGTTCCGGACTTGCCGGGTTTTGCGGACGGCAACTGGTGGGTGCAGGATGTTGCCGCCTCGCTGCCGGCCATGCTGTTCGACGATTTACAGGGCAAAACCGCACTGGACATGTGCAGCGCGCCGGGCGGCAAGACACTGCAATTGTGCGCCGCAGGCGCGACCGTCACCGCGCTGGATACATCCGCTTTCCGTCTTGAAAAAGTGACCGAAAACCTTGCCCGGACAAAGCTTGAGGCCAGCTGCGTCGCCATTGATGCGCTGGAGTTCGAAGCCGAACAGCTGTTTGACGTAATCCTGCTCGATGCGCCGTGTTCGGCCACCGGTACCATACGCCGTCATCCCGACATGCCCTATGTCAGGGGCAATGACGATGTCAAACTGCTGCTCGCACTGCAGCGCAAACTGCTGCGCAAGGCCGCCACCTTGCTGAAGCCGGACGGTACACTTGTCTATGCGGTGTGTTCATTGCTTGCCGATGAAGGCCCCAAGCAGATATCCCAGTTCCTCAACGAGCACGGCGATTTCAAGCGGCATCCGATTGCAGCAGGCGAGAAACACATCCCCGCCGATCTCATAAGCAAGGCCGGTGATTTCAGAACACTTCCGCACCACATGATCGGCGATGTCCGTGGCATGGACGGTTTTTTTGCCGCCCGGCTCGTTAAAGCCGCAATCTGA
- the purH gene encoding bifunctional phosphoribosylaminoimidazolecarboxamide formyltransferase/IMP cyclohydrolase, which yields MSPIRRALLSVSDKTGLVEFATDLADLGVDLISTGGTARTLSEAGLKVTDISSWTGFPEIMDGRVKTLHPKVHGGLLAVRANPDHQAAMQENDIGAIDLLAVNLYPFEQTLAGGGTYEDLVENIDIGGPAMTRAAAKNHNDVTTIVDPADYSAVIGEMRTHAGSTLQPTRTRLAAKAFARTAAYDSIVSTWLLGEAGEGLGTSRSLGGTLIQTLRYGENPHQSAGFYRTGEIREGVATARQLQGKELSYNNINDTDAAFECVSEFDPADYAACVIVKHANPCGVATAETALEAYRLALRCDPVSAFGGIVAFNRPIDEATAEVVCDVFTEVIIAPGVSEAAQAVFAAKKNLRLLTTEGLADPDQPGIAFKTVAGGFLAQSRDNGRVHADDLKVVTKRHPSVQEMADMLFAFRVAKHVKSNAIIYAKDGATVGVGAGQMSRIDSSRVAAHKARDAADAAGIAETLTTGSVVASDAFFPFADGLLQAASAGATAIIQPGGSMRDDDVIAAADEKGLAMIFTGMRHFRH from the coding sequence ATGAGCCCTATTCGTCGCGCCCTGCTGTCGGTATCCGACAAAACGGGACTTGTTGAGTTTGCCACTGATCTGGCTGACCTTGGAGTTGACCTGATTTCGACCGGCGGCACGGCACGCACGCTGAGCGAAGCCGGGCTGAAGGTTACTGACATTTCCAGCTGGACAGGGTTTCCGGAAATCATGGACGGGCGGGTGAAAACCCTGCACCCGAAAGTTCATGGCGGATTGCTGGCCGTACGCGCAAACCCGGATCACCAGGCCGCGATGCAGGAAAACGACATCGGCGCGATCGATCTGCTGGCGGTAAACCTGTACCCGTTCGAACAGACACTGGCTGGTGGCGGCACTTACGAAGACCTGGTCGAGAACATAGATATCGGCGGACCGGCAATGACCCGGGCCGCTGCCAAGAACCACAACGACGTCACCACCATTGTCGATCCGGCCGATTACTCCGCAGTGATCGGGGAAATGCGCACGCACGCCGGCTCCACCCTGCAGCCGACCCGCACCAGACTGGCGGCAAAGGCGTTTGCCCGCACTGCGGCTTATGATTCAATTGTCAGCACCTGGCTGCTTGGAGAGGCAGGCGAGGGCCTGGGCACCAGCCGGTCACTTGGCGGAACCCTGATACAGACCCTGCGCTATGGCGAAAACCCGCACCAGTCGGCAGGTTTTTACCGCACCGGCGAGATCCGCGAAGGGGTGGCAACCGCGCGTCAGTTGCAGGGCAAGGAGTTATCCTACAACAACATCAACGATACCGACGCGGCGTTCGAATGCGTCAGTGAATTTGATCCGGCCGACTATGCAGCCTGCGTTATCGTGAAACACGCTAATCCGTGCGGCGTTGCCACCGCTGAAACCGCGCTGGAGGCCTATCGGCTCGCCTTGCGCTGCGATCCGGTCAGCGCCTTCGGCGGTATCGTTGCGTTCAACCGGCCGATCGACGAGGCAACCGCGGAAGTGGTTTGTGACGTGTTCACCGAAGTCATCATTGCGCCGGGTGTCAGCGAGGCTGCCCAAGCCGTTTTCGCCGCCAAGAAAAACCTGCGCCTGCTCACAACTGAAGGCCTGGCCGATCCGGATCAGCCCGGCATCGCCTTCAAGACGGTTGCCGGCGGCTTTCTTGCCCAGTCGCGGGACAATGGCCGGGTTCATGCCGACGACCTGAAGGTGGTCACCAAGCGCCACCCCAGCGTACAGGAAATGGCCGACATGCTGTTTGCCTTCCGTGTCGCCAAGCACGTCAAGTCAAATGCCATCATCTATGCCAAGGACGGTGCCACCGTAGGGGTCGGCGCCGGCCAGATGTCACGTATCGACTCAAGCCGCGTTGCGGCCCACAAGGCACGTGACGCCGCAGACGCCGCCGGTATTGCAGAAACCCTGACCACCGGAAGCGTGGTCGCGTCTGATGCGTTTTTCCCGTTTGCCGACGGCCTGCTGCAGGCCGCATCCGCCGGTGCCACCGCCATCATTCAGCCCGGCGGCTCGATGCGTGATGACGATGTCATCGCCGCAGCTGACGAGAAGGGGCTGGCAATGATCTTCACCGGAATGCGACACTTCAGGCATTAG
- a CDS encoding heavy metal-binding domain-containing protein — translation MLVTTTNTIDGRRISAYKGLVAGEAILGANLFRDLFASIRDIVGGRSGAYEKVLNDARETAIAEMTDKASALGANAVIGVDIDYETVGQNGSMLMVTAAGTAVVVE, via the coding sequence ATGCTCGTTACCACCACCAACACAATCGATGGCCGCCGGATTTCTGCCTACAAGGGTCTCGTGGCCGGTGAAGCCATTCTGGGCGCAAACCTGTTTCGCGACTTGTTTGCCTCTATCCGCGATATTGTCGGCGGGCGCTCGGGTGCCTACGAGAAGGTCCTCAACGATGCCCGCGAAACCGCAATTGCCGAAATGACCGACAAGGCATCCGCACTGGGTGCAAATGCGGTCATCGGCGTTGATATCGACTACGAAACCGTTGGTCAGAACGGTTCCATGCTGATGGTCACTGCCGCCGGCACCGCAGTGGTCGTAGAGTAG
- a CDS encoding DUF1674 domain-containing protein: MPEQPPEKPPLSDAAKRALAEARKRRAEAGSEELPVEIDGRDGPEPTRFGDWEKKGITSDF, from the coding sequence ATGCCGGAGCAACCACCAGAAAAACCGCCTCTCAGCGATGCTGCCAAACGGGCGCTTGCGGAAGCCCGCAAGAGACGTGCAGAAGCAGGTTCCGAGGAGCTTCCTGTCGAGATTGACGGACGCGACGGGCCGGAGCCGACCAGGTTCGGAGACTGGGAAAAAAAGGGTATCACCAGCGATTTCTGA
- a CDS encoding NAD-glutamate dehydrogenase translates to MQKRSAKKTGRSTLDKTLRKQLFREAVEEDVAGLTNADVDLLVERAREFLDAKAPGRVKIRITDSGVSEGALAQRSILEILNDDMPFLVDSVINALSVKGHTVRTVLHPVFASERDSKGKLKSLDNSKKQSGDFLRESYLHIHLEAMNSKREQDELVAELRDILDEIRAAVVDWQPMQHVIQGRIEQLRTKASPLPTAIVSETIDFLSWLLNNKFTFLGMCQYRLGKKGGKKQMIADEKSSLGVLRLQRHQVIQNAAKRNLSSYKSGYAIVVEKSDLVSRVHRSAVMDYVGLYDFDQAGNVVGELRVVGLFASTAYTEAASGIPLLRRRIDAVMALSGFTPSGHSGKGLLNILETMSRDDLFQIESEQLAPLAMGMWRLHERPRTRVFLRLDRFERYAIAFVFFPRDRFSSDLREKAGAILEKHYQGKTLEFMPNFGEGTLVRVRFIVSLGVSAKNLPDPDLVEREIVEATRSWGDELADAVTASTDGSAGRSLARRYANAFPAAYREANRITEAQHDIAIMEALNTETRTAAEFAPPVGNHGAVWLKLFNLASPVPLSARLPLLEDMGLRALDENTYIVQPSGKPGSGQEVDAVYIHEVALSRDNDAAIDEQSYQQLQDCFLAVWTGKADSDPLNGLVLSASLTWQEVTVLRALARYLRQTGFSFALSVIAGTLVRYGDVTRLLVDLFKARFQPGHAKADTLADREKLQNKLLQRIEDLLADVPSLDDDRIIRHMVGVITATQRTNFFNLENLQGGLPIALAMKIHSKDVPGIPAPVPFAEIFVHSTLVEGVHLRGGMIARGGLRWSDRAEDFRTEVLGLAKAQNVKNAVIVPVGAKGGFIPRQLPAGGSRDEVYQAGTLAYQSFISSLLSLTDNTKGGKIIPPPKMVRQDGDDPYLVVAADKGTAAFSDVANAISSDAGFWLDDAFASGGSAGYDHKKMGITARGGWEAVKRHFRELDRDIQTTPFTAVGVGDMSGDVFGNGMLLSEQTKLLAAFDHRDIFIDPDPDVATSFAERKRLFDLPRSSWQDYERKLISKGGGIFSRSEKQISLSPEIMAVTGLTASKVTPNELMRAIIKCDADLLWFGGIGTYVRGQNETDADAGDKANDSIRVTARELKVKAVGEGANLGMTQLARVEFALNGGRINTDAIDNSAGVNSSDVEVNLKIALGEAESAGKLKRAARNKLLAAMTDDVADLVLRNNYLQTLCVSLMEGTLSRDRAGLSRLFRELENRGGLDRAIEFLPFGEELDDRLKSGGDLSRPEMAVLVSYAKIVVFNDLMAQGFASDPYLENELMRYFPNRMSKTYNSEISGHRLRPEIISTLIANSIVNRCGPLFLFDLSNDTGIQAGNLARFYVASRDSFGFVDMNEAVDRLDNRISSEQQMSLYARLQDGMADAVAWFAANETTTSDLSQLVPVYKDGIASLAGALSDILPENQKTQLASDVEEISALGLDAKTALKIAGLRYLVRGLDVVQIARPANRPVKEIAKTYFGLSGTLGIDHILASAQNLPSESDYDRQAIAGIRQTVQRSVRSIAADGVKATLSPARQELVTHTGDELSRISREADFSLAKFAVIASQLGVLAKA, encoded by the coding sequence GTGCAGAAACGTTCAGCAAAAAAGACAGGCAGGAGCACGCTGGACAAGACGCTGCGTAAACAGCTGTTTCGGGAGGCCGTGGAGGAAGACGTTGCCGGACTGACAAACGCCGACGTCGACCTGCTGGTTGAAAGAGCCCGTGAGTTTCTGGATGCCAAAGCTCCGGGCCGCGTGAAGATCCGGATTACGGATTCAGGTGTGAGTGAAGGCGCTCTGGCACAGCGCAGTATTCTGGAAATCCTGAATGACGACATGCCGTTTCTGGTCGACTCGGTGATCAATGCCCTGTCGGTAAAAGGGCACACTGTCCGCACGGTGCTGCATCCCGTGTTTGCCAGCGAGCGCGACAGCAAGGGCAAGTTGAAATCCCTGGACAATTCGAAGAAACAGTCGGGTGATTTCCTGCGCGAAAGCTACCTGCATATCCATCTCGAAGCGATGAATTCCAAGCGCGAACAGGATGAGCTGGTCGCCGAACTGCGCGACATACTGGATGAAATTCGAGCCGCCGTGGTCGACTGGCAGCCGATGCAACATGTGATACAGGGCAGAATTGAACAACTCAGGACCAAGGCCTCACCGCTGCCGACTGCCATTGTCAGCGAAACCATCGATTTCCTGAGCTGGCTGCTAAACAACAAGTTCACCTTCCTGGGCATGTGCCAGTACAGGCTGGGGAAAAAGGGCGGCAAGAAACAGATGATTGCCGACGAGAAATCCTCGCTGGGCGTGTTGCGGCTGCAACGCCACCAGGTGATCCAGAACGCGGCGAAACGGAACCTGTCCAGCTACAAATCCGGTTACGCGATTGTCGTGGAAAAATCCGACCTGGTATCCCGGGTACACAGGTCTGCCGTCATGGACTATGTAGGGCTTTACGATTTTGACCAGGCAGGAAATGTTGTCGGCGAACTGCGCGTGGTCGGCCTCTTTGCCTCGACCGCCTATACCGAAGCCGCCAGCGGCATTCCGCTGTTGCGCCGCCGCATAGACGCGGTGATGGCGCTGAGCGGATTTACACCGAGCGGCCATTCGGGCAAGGGCCTGCTGAACATTCTTGAAACCATGTCGCGCGATGATCTGTTCCAGATCGAGTCGGAACAACTGGCGCCGCTGGCAATGGGCATGTGGCGCCTGCATGAGCGGCCGCGCACGCGCGTGTTCCTGCGGCTGGACCGGTTCGAGAGATACGCAATTGCGTTCGTGTTCTTTCCACGCGACAGGTTTTCGTCCGACCTCAGGGAGAAAGCCGGCGCCATCCTGGAGAAGCACTACCAGGGCAAGACCCTGGAGTTCATGCCCAATTTCGGCGAAGGCACGCTGGTTCGCGTCCGGTTCATCGTGTCGCTGGGCGTGTCGGCGAAGAACCTGCCGGACCCGGATCTGGTTGAAAGAGAAATCGTCGAGGCGACGCGCAGCTGGGGTGATGAGCTTGCAGATGCGGTGACGGCCAGTACGGACGGGTCGGCGGGCCGGTCGCTGGCGAGGCGTTATGCCAACGCGTTCCCGGCGGCGTATCGCGAGGCCAACCGGATCACCGAAGCACAGCACGACATAGCGATCATGGAGGCGCTGAACACCGAAACGCGCACGGCAGCCGAGTTTGCGCCGCCGGTTGGAAATCACGGTGCGGTGTGGCTGAAGCTGTTCAACCTGGCATCCCCGGTACCGTTGTCGGCCCGACTTCCCCTGCTGGAAGACATGGGGCTCAGGGCGCTGGATGAAAACACCTATATCGTCCAGCCGTCCGGCAAACCGGGATCGGGACAGGAAGTCGACGCTGTCTACATCCATGAGGTTGCGCTCAGTCGCGACAATGATGCCGCGATCGATGAGCAAAGTTACCAGCAGCTGCAGGACTGTTTCCTGGCTGTCTGGACAGGCAAGGCCGACAGCGACCCGTTGAACGGGCTGGTATTGTCTGCTTCGCTTACCTGGCAGGAAGTGACCGTGTTGCGGGCGCTTGCGCGCTATCTGCGCCAGACCGGCTTTTCATTTGCGCTGTCAGTGATAGCCGGAACGCTGGTGCGTTACGGAGATGTGACACGACTGCTGGTGGACCTGTTCAAGGCGAGGTTCCAGCCCGGCCACGCCAAGGCGGACACACTGGCGGATCGTGAGAAGCTTCAGAACAAGCTGCTGCAGAGAATCGAAGATCTTCTGGCCGATGTTCCCAGCCTCGATGACGACCGGATCATTCGCCACATGGTAGGTGTCATTACAGCCACGCAGCGGACCAATTTCTTCAACCTGGAAAACCTGCAGGGCGGCCTTCCGATTGCCCTGGCAATGAAGATACACAGCAAGGACGTGCCCGGCATTCCGGCGCCGGTCCCGTTCGCGGAAATCTTCGTCCATTCCACACTTGTCGAGGGCGTGCATCTGCGCGGCGGCATGATTGCGCGCGGTGGATTGCGCTGGTCCGACAGGGCGGAAGACTTCCGCACCGAAGTGCTGGGCCTGGCAAAGGCCCAGAACGTCAAGAATGCGGTTATCGTGCCGGTCGGGGCCAAGGGCGGATTTATCCCCAGACAGCTTCCTGCGGGCGGCAGCCGCGATGAGGTGTACCAGGCTGGAACGCTGGCCTATCAGTCGTTCATTTCAAGCTTGTTGTCCCTGACCGACAATACCAAGGGCGGCAAGATCATCCCGCCGCCGAAAATGGTACGCCAGGATGGTGACGATCCGTACCTGGTGGTTGCCGCCGACAAGGGAACGGCGGCGTTTTCAGATGTCGCCAATGCAATTTCCTCGGACGCCGGATTCTGGCTTGATGACGCGTTCGCGTCCGGCGGGTCGGCAGGTTATGACCACAAGAAGATGGGCATTACCGCGCGCGGTGGCTGGGAGGCCGTCAAGCGCCATTTCCGGGAACTGGACCGTGACATCCAGACCACGCCGTTCACGGCTGTTGGCGTCGGCGACATGTCAGGCGACGTGTTCGGCAATGGAATGTTGCTGTCCGAGCAGACCAAACTGCTCGCCGCGTTCGATCATCGCGACATATTTATCGATCCGGACCCGGATGTGGCGACGAGTTTTGCCGAGCGCAAACGGTTGTTCGACCTGCCGCGGTCGAGCTGGCAGGACTATGAGCGCAAGCTGATCAGCAAGGGCGGCGGCATCTTCTCGCGGTCCGAAAAGCAGATCAGCCTGTCGCCCGAAATCATGGCTGTGACCGGATTGACCGCGTCCAAGGTAACGCCCAATGAACTGATGCGGGCGATTATCAAGTGTGATGCCGACCTTCTGTGGTTCGGCGGTATCGGCACCTATGTTCGCGGGCAAAATGAAACTGATGCAGATGCCGGCGACAAGGCCAATGACAGTATCCGTGTCACGGCCCGGGAACTTAAGGTCAAGGCGGTGGGTGAGGGCGCCAATCTCGGCATGACCCAGCTTGCACGGGTCGAGTTTGCGCTCAATGGCGGGCGCATCAATACCGATGCCATCGACAATTCGGCGGGCGTGAACTCCTCAGACGTCGAGGTCAATCTCAAGATTGCACTTGGCGAAGCTGAATCCGCCGGCAAGCTGAAACGGGCTGCCCGCAACAAGCTGCTGGCCGCCATGACCGACGATGTCGCCGACCTTGTGTTGCGCAACAATTATCTGCAGACCCTGTGTGTGTCGCTGATGGAAGGGACCCTGTCTCGGGACAGGGCCGGGTTGTCACGCTTGTTCAGGGAACTGGAAAACCGCGGTGGCCTGGATCGCGCAATCGAGTTTCTGCCGTTCGGCGAGGAGCTTGATGATCGCCTGAAGTCGGGCGGTGATCTGTCCAGGCCCGAAATGGCCGTGTTGGTTTCTTATGCCAAAATTGTTGTCTTCAATGACCTGATGGCGCAGGGATTTGCGTCCGACCCGTATCTTGAAAACGAGCTGATGCGGTATTTCCCCAACCGGATGTCAAAAACCTACAACTCCGAAATCTCCGGCCACCGATTGCGCCCCGAGATCATCAGTACCTTGATCGCCAACTCCATCGTCAACCGCTGCGGCCCGTTGTTCCTGTTCGACCTGTCGAATGACACAGGCATACAGGCCGGAAACCTTGCAAGGTTCTACGTAGCGAGCCGCGACAGCTTCGGCTTTGTAGATATGAACGAAGCGGTCGACAGGCTTGATAACCGGATATCCAGCGAACAGCAGATGTCCCTGTATGCACGCCTGCAGGACGGCATGGCAGATGCGGTTGCCTGGTTTGCGGCCAATGAAACGACCACTTCGGACCTGTCGCAACTTGTGCCGGTTTACAAGGACGGTATCGCATCGCTTGCCGGTGCCTTGTCCGACATTCTGCCGGAAAACCAGAAGACCCAGCTTGCAAGCGATGTCGAGGAGATTTCAGCACTAGGGCTGGATGCGAAAACCGCATTGAAAATTGCCGGTCTGAGATACCTGGTGCGGGGACTGGACGTTGTGCAGATCGCGCGCCCGGCAAACCGGCCGGTCAAGGAAATCGCCAAGACCTACTTCGGCCTGAGCGGAACACTTGGCATCGATCATATTCTGGCCAGCGCACAGAACCTGCCCAGTGAGAGCGACTATGACCGCCAGGCAATTGCGGGTATCCGGCAGACGGTGCAGCGGTCGGTGCGCAGCATTGCTGCCGACGGTGTCAAGGCGACCCTGTCACCGGCACGGCAGGAACTGGTCACCCATACCGGGGACGAACTGTCCCGCATCTCCAGGGAAGCCGACTTCTCACTGGCCAAGTTCGCCGTGATTGCGAGCCAGCTGGGCGTGCTGGCCAAAGCGTAG
- the htpX gene encoding zinc metalloprotease HtpX has translation MNYMKTAMLLAGMTALFLVIGFMLGGQTGMVIALVFAAGTNVYAYWNSDKAVLSMHGAELASETQNPELYKMVARLADNAGLPMPKVYVMNNPQPNAFATGRDPENAAVAATTGLMQQLNYDEIEGVMAHELAHIQNRDTLIMTVTATIAGAISMLANFAMFFGGRDRNNPLGLIGTIAMMLLAPIAAMLVQMAISRTREYAADRRGAEICGKPQALADALRKIASGAQRIENDTAEANPATAHMFIINPLSGARMDNLFSTHPNTDNRIEALEQMSDSGPQVFSDDTPGRTDAFAAGPWSKAGRGSASRKRTNGPWG, from the coding sequence ATGAATTATATGAAAACAGCAATGTTGCTGGCGGGCATGACGGCCCTGTTCCTGGTCATCGGCTTCATGCTGGGCGGCCAGACGGGCATGGTGATCGCGCTGGTTTTTGCAGCGGGCACCAATGTGTATGCCTACTGGAACTCCGACAAGGCGGTGCTGTCGATGCACGGCGCCGAACTGGCGAGCGAAACCCAGAACCCAGAGCTTTACAAGATGGTTGCCCGGCTTGCCGACAATGCCGGCCTGCCGATGCCGAAGGTCTATGTGATGAACAACCCGCAGCCGAACGCGTTTGCCACCGGCCGTGATCCGGAAAACGCCGCGGTTGCCGCCACTACAGGGCTGATGCAGCAGCTCAATTATGATGAAATTGAAGGCGTGATGGCGCATGAGCTGGCCCATATCCAGAACCGCGATACCCTGATCATGACGGTCACCGCGACCATCGCCGGTGCTATTTCAATGCTGGCAAACTTCGCCATGTTCTTCGGTGGCCGTGACCGCAACAATCCGCTCGGCCTGATCGGGACCATCGCCATGATGTTGCTCGCTCCCATAGCCGCCATGCTTGTGCAGATGGCCATCAGCAGGACCCGCGAGTACGCCGCCGACCGGCGCGGCGCTGAAATCTGCGGCAAGCCACAGGCACTGGCTGACGCGTTGCGCAAAATCGCCTCTGGCGCACAGCGGATTGAAAATGATACTGCAGAAGCAAATCCGGCTACGGCTCACATGTTCATTATCAATCCACTGTCAGGCGCACGTATGGACAATCTGTTTTCAACCCACCCCAACACCGACAACCGCATAGAGGCGCTGGAGCAAATGTCGGATTCCGGTCCTCAGGTGTTTTCTGATGATACCCCCGGACGCACCGATGCGTTTGCCGCCGGGCCCTGGTCAAAGGCCGGTAGAGGTTCTGCATCCCGCAAGAGGACCAACGGTCCGTGGGGGTAA
- a CDS encoding heparinase II/III domain-containing protein, whose protein sequence is MNSASTVLTGLASLSSKQLVNRLVRATSPQIPSLTMARCTGLGLPLAAIIKGDASRAPGLYRGIFELAGCRAVLAGTSIFELPDARPAAFDDALNGFGWLHDLHAGNTQLYRIFARGIVAEWLELKVYKSTSARRPQTLATRLINWIQCAPFLLQGASRSFEASFMNSLTRQTRLLARRGVNHFIPTNRLMSAIAMVYATFGTTGLESLQKTALCRLSHELDQQILADGGHVSRNGQTLLDLLVLLVPLREALNKALIEIPGPFNAAIERMLPMLRFLSHNDGGLAVFNGVSRTSAGRIKAVLERDQIHGRPLTIAPLTGYCRIAHGRASIIMDTGMPPAPGRNANATCSPLAFELCDGPHRIVVNCGSRQGADAQWQAASRRTSAHSTLTLGEIDTSTVIDNFFTSRLFDTPALITDGHADAEVRSEDHGSIISARHTAYARTFGLVHERQLFLDSNGADLRGEDRLLPDAPVADAELDPAFAIRFHLHPSVKATLSRDGACVMLLLPNKVGWRFSARGGRLSLETSIYLPDSKSARPTQQIVISGVAGRPDRVLWAFKRMKTAAKPRPQEALCEPELPLNAG, encoded by the coding sequence ATGAATTCCGCATCGACAGTTCTGACCGGCCTGGCCAGCCTGAGCAGCAAGCAGCTGGTCAACAGGCTCGTGCGCGCGACGTCCCCGCAAATCCCCAGCCTGACCATGGCCAGGTGCACCGGCCTCGGCCTGCCGCTTGCCGCCATCATCAAGGGCGATGCGTCACGTGCACCGGGCCTGTATCGCGGCATATTCGAGCTTGCCGGTTGCCGGGCCGTTCTGGCGGGAACCTCCATATTCGAATTGCCGGACGCCCGTCCGGCGGCATTTGACGATGCGCTGAACGGCTTTGGCTGGCTGCATGACCTGCATGCCGGAAACACCCAGCTCTACCGGATTTTCGCCCGCGGCATTGTCGCGGAATGGCTGGAACTGAAAGTCTACAAAAGTACCAGCGCCCGGCGCCCTCAAACGCTGGCAACCCGCCTGATCAACTGGATACAGTGCGCACCGTTCCTGCTGCAGGGTGCCAGCCGCAGCTTTGAGGCGTCGTTCATGAACAGCCTGACCCGGCAAACCCGCCTGCTGGCGCGGCGCGGTGTCAATCACTTCATTCCGACAAACAGGCTCATGTCCGCGATAGCCATGGTCTACGCGACCTTCGGCACAACCGGCCTGGAAAGCCTGCAGAAAACCGCCCTGTGCCGTCTGTCGCACGAACTGGACCAGCAGATCCTGGCCGACGGCGGCCACGTGTCCCGCAACGGACAGACCCTGCTGGATCTCCTGGTCCTGCTGGTTCCGTTACGCGAGGCGCTCAACAAGGCCCTGATAGAAATACCGGGTCCGTTCAACGCTGCTATAGAACGGATGCTGCCAATGCTGCGGTTTCTGTCGCACAATGATGGTGGGCTTGCCGTTTTCAATGGCGTTTCCAGGACCAGCGCAGGCAGGATCAAGGCTGTGCTGGAAAGAGACCAGATCCACGGCCGCCCGCTGACCATTGCACCGCTGACCGGTTATTGCCGCATTGCACATGGCAGGGCATCGATCATCATGGACACCGGCATGCCGCCTGCGCCGGGCCGCAATGCGAACGCGACCTGCTCGCCGCTGGCATTCGAGTTGTGCGACGGCCCGCACCGCATTGTCGTAAACTGCGGCAGCCGGCAAGGCGCCGATGCGCAATGGCAGGCGGCATCACGGCGCACATCGGCGCACTCGACCCTGACATTGGGTGAAATTGATACCAGCACCGTCATAGATAATTTCTTCACCAGCCGCCTGTTCGACACTCCCGCGCTGATAACCGACGGCCATGCCGACGCCGAAGTGCGCAGTGAGGACCACGGCAGCATCATTTCCGCCCGGCACACCGCGTATGCCAGAACCTTCGGGCTGGTTCACGAAAGACAACTGTTTCTGGATAGCAATGGCGCGGACCTGCGCGGCGAGGACCGGCTGCTGCCCGATGCTCCGGTTGCGGATGCGGAACTCGATCCGGCCTTCGCTATCCGCTTCCATCTGCACCCATCGGTCAAGGCGACCCTGTCCCGTGACGGGGCCTGTGTCATGTTGCTGTTGCCCAACAAGGTTGGCTGGCGCTTCTCGGCGCGCGGCGGCAGACTGTCCCTGGAGACAAGCATCTACCTGCCCGACAGCAAGTCCGCCCGGCCCACCCAGCAGATCGTCATTTCCGGCGTGGCCGGACGGCCCGATCGCGTTCTGTGGGCGTTCAAGCGGATGAAAACCGCCGCAAAACCCCGCCCCCAGGAAGCTCTGTGCGAGCCTGAACTGCCATTGAATGCGGGATAA